Below is a genomic region from Microbacterium esteraromaticum.
GTGAGCGAGTTGCTCGAGTCGTCATGCGCTTCTCCGTCCGGTGGGCTATCGGGTGACGGGGGTGGGAAGCCCGTCGGTGACGACGGGCGGGGCGGCTGGTTCGATCGGCGTGACCGCGATGTCAGAGACGGATTCGGCCGCTGCTGTGTCGTCCCCCGCTGCCGCGTCATCCTCTGCCGTCGGGGTCTCCTCCGCGGGCGGGACGGGCGAGGCGAGCAAGGCGTTGCCGACCACCGTGCCGCCGTTCGGGTTGACGGTGGATGCCCAGCTCGCGCCGTCCCCCGCCCCGAGCACCTGTCCGTCGCTGAGCCGCAGATACGATGCGGAACCCGCGACGACGAGGCCCATGGCATCCGCTTTGGCCGCCAGCGCCTGCGGAGAGCTCATGCCCACGAGCTGCTCGTGCAGCGCCTGCTTCTGCAGGCCGAGCTCGTGCTGCTGGCTGTTCAGGCCGGCGAGCACGAAGGCGTCCTGCGTGGTGGCGAGCGAGATGCCCATCTGGGCGGCGCCGATGGCCAGCGCGCCGCCGACGGCGAGCGCGGCGTACGCGAGCCGCGGTCGTCGCCTGGCTGCCGGAGCCGTGACGGGGGCGAGCCGCGGACGCGGCGGCTCTGTGCGCGGTGCGGGCCGTGGCTGCACGCGGGCGGTCTGGAGGCTCATGCCGACTCCCTCAGCTTCTCTGCGGCACGCAGCCGCACCGGGATGGCGCGCGGGTTGCGCGCCTTCTCCTCGTCGCCTGCCAGCTCAGCGCCCTTCGTGAGCACGCGGAAGCGGGGGGCGTGCTCGGGCAGCTCCACCGGGAGCCCGGCGGGTGCGGTCGACGAGGATGCCGCGGTGAACGCCTGCTTGACGAGGCGGTCCTCCAGCGACTGGTACGCCATGACGGCGATCCTGCCGCCGACGGCGAGCGCGTCCATCGCCGCCGGGATGGCGTCGGCGAGCACGCTGAGCTCGGAGTTCACCTCGATGCGCAGCGCCTGGAAGACGCGCTTGGCGGGGTGGCCGGCGCGCTGCGCCGCGGCGGGGGTGGCCGCGACGAGCAGGTCGACGAGTTCTCCGGAGCGGGTGAGGGGATGCCGGGCCCTGGCTTCGACGATGAACCGGGCGTAGCGGCCGGCGAGCTTCTCCTCGCCGAACCGCTCGAAGATGCGCCGCAGCTGGCCCTCGCTGTACTCGGCCAGGATCGTGGCGGCCGTGCGGCCCTTGGTCTGGTCCATCCGCATGTCGAGGGGGGCGTCCTTCGAGTATGCGAAGCCGCGGTCCGCCTCGTCGAGCTGCAGCGACGAGACGCCGAGGTCGAACAGGATCGCGGAGGCTCCCTGCGCGTGCAGGCCGATCTCGTCGTACACCGTGTGCACGAGCGTGACGCGGTCGCCGAAGGGCGCGAGGCGCTCGCCCGCGATGCGGAGAGCGTCGGTGTCGCGGTCGAGGCCGACGAGGCGGATGCCGGGGAAGCGCTCCAGGAACGCCTCCGAGTGGCCGCCCATGCCGAGCGTGGCATCGACGAGCACCGCGCCGTCCTGCTGCAGCGCTGGTGCGAGCAGCTCGATGCAGCGTTCCAGCAGCACCGGGGTGTGGATGTCGCGGATGCTCATGATCTTCTCCCGTGACCTCCGGCTCTGATTCCTCTCCGCTCGACCCGGCACCGGGGAAGTGTGTCGGGGCGGAGCGGCGAGGCATCACAGCCGTGGTCAGAACAAGCCGGGAATCACCTCCTGTTCCAGATCGGCGTAGGACTCTTCATTGCTCTCGAGGTACTCATTCCAGGC
It encodes:
- the rsmH gene encoding 16S rRNA (cytosine(1402)-N(4))-methyltransferase RsmH, giving the protein MSIRDIHTPVLLERCIELLAPALQQDGAVLVDATLGMGGHSEAFLERFPGIRLVGLDRDTDALRIAGERLAPFGDRVTLVHTVYDEIGLHAQGASAILFDLGVSSLQLDEADRGFAYSKDAPLDMRMDQTKGRTAATILAEYSEGQLRRIFERFGEEKLAGRYARFIVEARARHPLTRSGELVDLLVAATPAAAQRAGHPAKRVFQALRIEVNSELSVLADAIPAAMDALAVGGRIAVMAYQSLEDRLVKQAFTAASSSTAPAGLPVELPEHAPRFRVLTKGAELAGDEEKARNPRAIPVRLRAAEKLRESA